The Candidatus Sysuiplasma jiujiangense genome includes the window GATAAGCCGAATACGGATCATGCTTCCTGATATCTATTGGAACGCCGCTGCCCCTCAAAGGCGGTCCTGTGACACCGAGGTTTATGGCATCAGAGGGGCTGAGATAACCAACCCCCTGCGCTCTCATTCTGAAAACTTCGCTTTCCTCAATCAGGTATTCGTACTCGCGCATGCGCTTCTCAAAGATGTCAAGTGTCCTGCTGCACTGCTGCGGGAAATTTACCGGCATGTCCTGTGAAACGCCGCCTATTCTCGGATAGTTGTGTGTAAGTCTGGCGCCGCAAAGTGCCTGAAGGAGATCCAGAAACATTTCCCTCTCACGCATCGCATACAGAAAAGCTGTCAGATTCCCGAGATCCGTCATGAACGATGCAAGCCATATCAGGTGGGATGCAATCCTCTGTATTTCCAGAGCAATTACCCTTATGTATTCAGCCCTCACGGGCACATCAATGCCGAGCATGTTTTCAACTGCTGAAACATAAACGTGGTCCCAGCTCATTGCTGCCACATAGCAGAGACGGTCGCATATGGGCACAATCTGTGCGTATGTCCTGTTCTCGCACAGTTTCTCGAAACCCCTATGGAGATATCCGATCACCGGCTCCGAATCCACTATCGTTTCACCGTCGACCTTCACCTTCAAGGTCCAGAGTCCGTGAGTAAAAGGATGCTGCGGTCCCATGTTTATCCACATTTCAGCCATCGGCATCACCCATTTTTCGGGGGTCACTGGAAACAAGCGGCTGCGGCGGAGGACGCTTCCCCTTGTTTTCCCAGTCGATCTTCCAGTGGTCTAGCAGTTTGAAATCCTTCCTGAACGGGAAAAAATCGGTTCCTTCAGGCGAAAGCACCCTCTCCAGTTTCGGATGATTGTTGAAAACTATTCCATACATATCATATGTTTC containing:
- a CDS encoding NADH-quinone oxidoreductase subunit D, whose protein sequence is MAEMWINMGPQHPFTHGLWTLKVKVDGETIVDSEPVIGYLHRGFEKLCENRTYAQIVPICDRLCYVAAMSWDHVYVSAVENMLGIDVPVRAEYIRVIALEIQRIASHLIWLASFMTDLGNLTAFLYAMREREMFLDLLQALCGARLTHNYPRIGGVSQDMPVNFPQQCSRTLDIFEKRMREYEYLIEESEVFRMRAQGVGYLSPSDAINLGVTGPPLRGSGVPIDIRKHDPYSAYPDFDFDICVEKGCDVYARYRVRINEMYESCKIIRQALKTIPPGPVIGKVPRHIPKADGYARTEDPRGEAFFYVQGDGTDRPYRVKIRSPIFVTVSAAPAMLKGYKLADVPSIMGSLDMCLGESDR